In Tachysurus fulvidraco isolate hzauxx_2018 chromosome 1, HZAU_PFXX_2.0, whole genome shotgun sequence, a single window of DNA contains:
- the svep1 gene encoding sushi, von Willebrand factor type A, EGF and pentraxin domain-containing protein 1 isoform X6, translating into MAAPWLLVTVWFSLLRTSGSTIPSQSPRDISESAESKIERLGQTFKRNVRLLRERAGHLELVFLVDESSSVGATNFRNELHFVRKMLSDFPVASEATRVALITFSSKNHVLTRVDYISAPKAHQHKCALFNKEIPAITYRGGGTYTRGAFQRAAQILRSSRQNATKVIFLITDGYSNGGDPRPVAAVLRRSGVEIFTLGIWQGNIRELHDMASHPKDQHCYFVHNFDEFEALVRRALHEDLPSGGYIQDDQSYCSSLCLEGRDCCDLMASCQCGIHTGQYDCVCEKGHYGKGLQLECTACPPGTYKPVAIPGGVGTCLPCPDPQHTSRPGSTSVSDCVCNEGYTLHNHTCQAVVCPVLSAPENGFFIQHMCNNQFNSACGVRCLAGFELQGSSIRLCQADGTWSGAPSICTAARSCPVLSAPQHGQLNCSVGVSSSQLECAVRCQKGFRLEGKARLTCLPSSQWSGPPPRCVEVRCSSIITLEQVRLSPPACGKRAMRTGAVCRFSCRQGYRLLGNPEVRCLATGEWSNDMHKVSCADAEPPWIQCPENIITPTNKRQGSSNVTLSAPVVRDNSGNEVVVQVTPILSPAQPFPIGTEVITYTATDPAGNKANCSFTVTVIDMEPPLIDRCRSPPTVQATDTETPVYWDEPQFSDNSGAQLNISSTHSFGDTFPVGETAVYHTATDPSGNNRTCELIITVQGSTCEQPYVPVNANFSCIKEDKGVNCTLVCREGYSLTQNAVHSYFCPNNGRWEPARTPDRPDCSQNRIANKGFKPFEMLFKASRCDDPDLLKSFTGDFTNILGDIVPKICDGDEVNCKLEVMTQGQCLEYNYDYPNGFAIGPGGWSSNGQDYAYFDSGFSPDHQRSLLQQDGVFHHSSHLRGKRHRELTGPTRDQKIQIYFNITASIPLPLSRNDSVEVANQKRLLRTLELLTNRLRRTLSKQSLSTFHVSSEMIVADPKSLDSKKASLYCPPGSVLKGRMCVQCPVGTYFSADYAECESCRRGSYQDEEGQTECKLCPDGFSTPYLHSRSLSECKAQCKPGSSSLSGLETCESCPLGQYQPGFGSRSCLPCPSKTSTVNRGAMEQSECGVPCSAGHFSRTGLVPCYPCPRDYYQPGEGRSYCLSCPFYGTTTVSGARTIQQCSTFGSSFLPKEESITTAPESPVIRDYQASSQMFHECFLNPCQNQGTCEEVGVGYVCTCLPGFTGAKCESDINECDSAPCQNGGLCRDRVGGFHCQCKPGFVGSLCEVDVNECSSSPCLNKGVCVDKVNRFSCSCADGFTGSRCELEIDECESRPCQNGGVCKDLDAGYSCSCSQGFTGESCEVNINECNTAPCLNGGTCVDAINDFRCDCVSGFSGKLCQVDEDECESNPCLNGATCKDDVGSYTCRCPPGFNGTRCETEMSANFNLDFEVSGIHGYVMMDGMMPALTQITCTFWMRSSDTVNYGTPISYAVDGGSDNAFLLIDYNGWVLYVNGKERITDCPAVNDGRWHHIGVTWRSTDGDWRIYIDGSPSDGGKGLSMGRTIPGGGALVLGQDQDQRGEGFNPVESFVGSLSQLNIWDYVLSPQQIRSLASSCPSELQRGNVFAWPDFLHGITGRVKTNPKSMFCADCPLLQDIIPNVRSSSPVVTPGTQVKFSCNPGYYLVGEPVQKCLNRGAWSHAQPHCERVNCGAPHALLHGQYHGEDFYAGSSVLYQCKPGFYLLGESKMHCGNNGKWAGNVPACLDMDECALGSDCDENASCQNTEGSYICTCIYPFTGDGRNCAALSCSPPTVPKHGLLEGTNFTYRSKVTFSCEKGYILQGPTEIECQSDLTWSRASPSCEPVTCSEPPAVDFADISLNGNVYLSTSTYTCIKGYRLQGQGKLKCEASGKWTSPTPICARVNCGDPPALKDAVVKGDNFTLGSQVHYICKEGYTLLGTESQECLPSGEWSREFSQCVPRSCGPPPTVDHAHPDTGHKLFGDTAIYFCDDGYTAGNNTKLFCNADGIWAPLEGQSMPYCIATFCQRPPDLLHAILDSIYKPKYTSNTEVSYKCEEGFMLNTTATLKCLMGGEWSPSPMDIGCVPIRCSKPENIERGYVSGTNYNFGAVIAYSCDKGYYIRGEKRRTCMANGEWGGALPTCQPISCSIPPRLINGYIQDSTRRANYVYNSKVTYTCNGGYRLIGKADRTCMANKMWSNIDPPVCKLLNCPQPPDILHGHYRGSIFEVGSKVEYVCDEGYELNGEAIWTCLKYGKWDKTKTPQCSPVQCVEPPLEENHLVLRSLDSNSGTVELSCEDGYVLHGAKILRCTPSREWNDSFPVCKQVSCGSPPEVSFGDPSSTSTYFSSVITYSCMAGFTLRKEASVSCQADGRWSTPYPECIPVECPHPEEISNGIVDVQGLMYLSTALYSCKHGYDLVGNSTVICGQRGLWIGGVPACRPIQCAPPKEIPNGFAKFSQLLFSRSVTYTCQRGYRLEGPETLTCLESGKWDNEVPSCQQIYCFPPKPIDNGFVEGQDHKFGMTIFYSCFPGFLLVGQSHVTCEENGWSSLVPTCTPADCGLPPHIDFGDYFKIQDPSAELAGDKPSDTPSPADTSFLHGTMVEYRCHAGYEMNGRVALVCQEDGTWNGTAPKCVPAKCDTPPHPEHGSVTVTDTVLGRLVEYSCDEGYELDGPTVQQCISGHQWSNEAPQCAPVNCGDPGGIANGEMIGSYFHFKGVIQYECHTGFVLQGLGTRTCQMDGKWDGKAPWCKAVSCGRPVVSSDVLIKGDGYTFGKRLLFSCHNGFILHGTHTSVCLANGTWSENAPKCLPADCGRPPIIQNGRVTGTNYGYNGKVKYECNVGYILAGNPTLVCGGDGLWDDPPPRCDIVTCDPPEDISHGFLNGSSFNFEDVVEYVCFPGYETIGSPILRCAADGNWVGTVPECRLCICNPPVLRFGVVLGRDHTCGASVWFRCDEGYILLGPTESVCDKGGLWSPGVPICSRGRCATPPPAIPNALVQGGTVVPDEVTYECRKGYRPRGNPNLSCGRLGRWEVPSLHCDPVSCGEPPPVPNAEIVESIFTYGKKAQYRCKVGYMLVTQTGTINCQSDGTWSKHSVRCQPIPCSLPTNLTHVVVTASQHTPVGGTATISCMPGFYLEGAALSECELFGKWSPSFSSNSCVPVICEKPLPILHGNIKGDDYNYGDMIVYTCLPGFELQGHDVQICQGDRTWSGSQPECVATSCGAPPIVENAVSLPTGESYQSNVTYICNAGMNLVGPQNLTCQADGTWSSPAPTCEASKGCEKPGGFINGKVLEQSLVNWKALEFFCNKGYALQGESLVVCMGNGSWSSPFPICTPQSCPAPPGLTGNNVNTTLFLVGQTVPINCPKGQQVKGRHGQSTAIITCRSDQTWTPIRAVCETH; encoded by the exons caTGCCCACCAGGGACGTACAAGCCCGTGGCAATACCAGGGGGCGTGGGGACGTGTTTGCCGTGTCCGGACCCTCAGCACACCTCCAGACCTGGCAGCAcgtctgtgtctgactgtgtgtgtaatgaggGGTACACACTGCACAATCACACCTGCCAAG cAGTGGTGTGTCCGgttctctctgctccagagaaTGGCTTCTTCATCCAGCACATGTGTAATAACCAGTTTAACTCAGCATGTGGTGTGCGATGTCTAGCAGGGTTTGAGCTGCAAGGGAGCAGCATCAGATTGTGCCAAGCAGATGGCACCTGGTCTGGAGCTCCATCCATCTGCACAG cAGCACGTTCCTGTCCGGTCCTGTCCGCTCCACAGCACGGACAGCTGAACTGCAGCGTCGGCGTCTCCTCCTCTCAGCTCGAGTGTGCAGTACGCTGTCAGAAAGGCTTCAGACTGGAGGGCAAAGCCAGACTCACCTGCCTGCCAAGCTCACAGTGGAGCGGCCCTCCACCTCGGTGTGTGG AGGTGCGTTGTTCGTCCATCATAACCCTTGAGCAGGTCCGTCTGTCCCCTCCTGCCTGTGGAAAAAGAGCAATGCGGACTGGAGCCGTGTGCAGGTTTTCTTGTCGCCAGGGGTATCGTCTCCTGGGTAATCCAGAGGTGCGCTGCCTGGCAACTGGAGAGTGGAGTAACGATATGCATAAGGTCTCCTGTGCAG ATGCAGAGCCTCCATGGATTCAGTGTCCTGAGAACATCATCACACCAACCAACAAGCGTCAGGGTTCCTCTAACGTCACTCTGAGTGCACCGGTAGTGAGAGATAATTCCGGAAATGag GTTGTTGTCCAGGTCACACCCATTCTTAGCCCTGCTCAGCCTTTCCCAATTGGCACAGAAGTCATCACGTACACCGCTACTGATCCTGCTGGGAACAAGGCCAACTGCTCCTTCACGGTCACTGTTATCG ATATGGAGCCTCCGTTGATTGACAGGTGCCGGTCTCCGCCCACCGTCCAGgccacagacacagagacgccAGTATACTGGGACGAGCCACAGTTTTCAGACAATTCAG GGGCTCAACTGAACATTTCCAGCACTCACTCTTTTGGTGATACATTTCCTGTTGGAGAGACTGCAGTGTATCACACTGCCACAGACCCGTCCGGCAACAACCGCACTTGTGAGCTCATCATCACGGTGCAAG GTTCCACATGTGAGCAGCCATATGTTCCGGTCAATGCAAACTTCTCCTGCATAAAGGAAGATAAAGGTGTGAATTGCACCCTGGTCTGCAGAGAGGGTTACAGTCTTACCCAGAATGCAGTGCACAGTTATTTTTGCCCCAATAACGGCCGATGGGAACCTGCACGAACTCCGGACAGACCAGACTGCTCCC AGAACAGAATAGCCAATAAAGGCTTCAAACCCTTTGAGATGCTGTTCAAGGCATCACGCTGTGATGATCCAGACCTACTGAAGTCCTTCACTGGAGACTTCACTAATATTCTAGGAGATATT gtTCCTAAAATCTGTGATGGAGATGAAGTCAACTGTAAACTGGAAGTGATGACACAAGGACAGTGTCTGGAGTACAACTATGATTATCCAAATGGATTTGCAATTG gtccaGGAGGATGGAGCAGTAATGGTCAGGACTATGCTTACTTTGATAGTGGTTTTTCTCCAGATCATCAGCGCAGCCTCCTCCAGCAGGACGGCGTGTTCCACCACTCTTCCCACTTGCGGGGTAAACGTCATCGTGAGCTCACAGGGCCCACACGTGACCAAAAGATCCAGATCTACTTTAATATCACAG CAAGCATCCCACTGCCCCTATCGAGGAACGACTCAGTGGAAGTAGCCAATCAAAAGAGACTCTTGCGGACGCTGGAGTTATTGACCAATCGGCTGAGGAGGACACTGAGCAAACAGTCACTGAGCACGTTTCATGTATCATCTGAGATGATCGTTGCTGACCCTAAATCTCTGGACAGTAAGAAGGCTTCTCTGTACTGCCCACCTGGATCTGTGCTGAAGGGACGCATGTGCG tGCAGTGTCCAGTGGGGACGTATTTCTCAGCGGACTATGCTGAGTGTGAGAGCTGCAGGAGGGGTTCATATCAGGACGAGGAAGGCCAGACAGAGTGTAAACTGTGTCCAGACGGATTCTCCACCCCTTACCTTCACTCCCGCAGCCTGTCCGAGTGCAAAG caCAGTGTAAGCCTGGCAGCTCATCCCTCAGTGGGCTGGAGACATGTGAGTCGTGCCCATTGGGTCAGTACCAGCCTGGTTTTGGCTCGCGCTCATGTCTGCCATGCCCTTCAAAAACCTCCACCGTGAACCGAGGAGCCATGGAGCAGAGCGAGTGTGGAG TTCCGTGCTCTGCAGGTCATTTCTCCCGTACCGGACTGGTCCCATGTTACCCCTGTCCTCGTGACTATTACCAACCTGGAGAGGGACGATCCTACTGCCTCTCCTGCCCCTTCTATGGCACCACCACCGTCTCGGGAGCCCGAACCATCCAACAGTGCTCCA CATTTGGCTCTAGTTTCTTGCCTAAAGAGGAAAGTATAACTACAGCACCAGAAAGTCCTGTGATAAGAGACTATCAGGCCAGCAGTCAG ATGTTCCATGAGTGCTTCCTGAACCCGTGTCAGAACCAGGGCACGTGTGAGGAGGTGGGAGTGGGATATGTGTGCACTTGTCTCCCAGGGTTCACAG GAGCTAAATGTGAGAGTGACATTAACGAGTGCGACTCTGCTCCATGTCAGAACGGCGGTCTGTGCAGAGACAGAGTGGGAGGCTTTCATTGCCAATGCAAGCCTGGCTTTGTGG gaTCACTGTGTGAAGTAGACGTAAATGAGTGCAGCTCTTCTCCGTGTCTGAAcaagggagtgtgtgtggacaagGTGAATCGGTTCAGCTGCAGCTGTGCAGATGGATTCACAG GGTCTCGATGTGAACTGGAGATAGATGAGTGTGAGTCCAGGCCTTGCCAAAATGGAGGGGTGTGTAAGGACCTGGATGCTGGATATTCCTGCTCATGTAGTCAGGGTTTCACCGGAGAGAGCTGTGAAGTGAATATCAACGAGTGCAACACCGCCCCCTGTCTGAATGGAGGAACATGTGTGGATGCTATCAATGACTTCAG gtgtgattgcgtgagtgggTTTAGTGGGAAACTGTGCCAGGTTGATGAGGACGAGTGCGAGTCTAACCCATGTTTGAATGGTGCCACTTGCAAGGATGACGTGGGGAGCTACACCTGCCGATGCCCTCCTGGGTTCAACGGAACCAGGTGTGAGACAG AAATGTCTGCCAACTTCAACCTAGACTTTGAGGTGTCTGGTATTCATGGGTATGTGATGATGGATGGGATGATGCCAGCACTCACTCAGATCACCTGCACGTTCTGGATGAGATCATCAGACACGGTCAACTATGGAACTCCAATCTCGTATGCGGTGGATGGGGGCAGTGACAACGCCTTTCTCCTTATAGATTACAATGG CTGGGTTCTGTATGTGAACGGGAAAGAAAGGATCACAGACTGTCCAGCGGTGAACGATGGAAGGTGGCACCACATCGGTGTGACGTGGAGGAGTACGGACGGTGACTGGAGGATATACATCGATGGAAGCCCTTCTGATGGTGGAAAGGGCCTGTCCATGGGTCGTACCATTCCAG gaGGTGGTGCTCTGGTGCTGGGACAGGATCAGGATCAGAGAGGCGAGGGCTTCAACCCAGTTGAGTCCTTTGTTGGTTCTCTCAGCCAGCTCAATATCTGGGATTATGTCCTCTCCCCACAGCAG ATCAGATCTCTGGCCAGTTCTTGTCCAAGTGAGCTACAGAGAGGGAACGTGTTTGCCTGGCCTGACTTTCTACATGGCATTACAGGTCGAGTCAAAACCAACCCTAAGAGCATGTTCTGTGCTG ATTGCCCCCTGCTGCAAGATATTATACCCAACGTGCGTTCTTCCAGTCCAGTAGTGACACCAGGCACTCAGGTGAAATTCTCCTGCAATCCTGGATATTACCTGGTGGGGGAGCCAGTGCAGAAGTGTCTGAACAGAGGGGCATGGAGCCATGCACAGCCTCACTGTGAAC GAGTGAACTGTGGTGCACCTCATGCTCTGCTGCATGGTCAGTATCATGGTGAAGATTTCTATGCTGGGAGTTCTGTGTTGTACCAGTGCAAGCCTGGCTTCTACCTGCTTGGTGAGAGCAAAATGCATTGTGGCAACAACGGCAAATGGGCCGGAAACGTGCCTGCATGTCTGG ataTGGATGAGTGTGCCTTGGGCTCCGATTGCGATGAGAACGCCAGCTGTCAGAACACAGAGGGCTCATACATCTGTACCTGCATTTACCCCTTCACCGGGGATGGGAGGAACTGCGCAG ccCTATCATGTAGTCCACCTACAGTCCCAAAGCATGGACTCTTGGAGGGAACAAACTTCACATACAGAAGCAAGGTGACTTTCAG CTGTGAAAAAGGTTACATCCTCCAAGGGCCAACAGAAATAGAGTGTCAATCTGACCTGACGTGGAGTAGAGCTTCACCTAGCTGTGAGCCTGTGACCTGCAGCGAGCCCCCTGCTGTGGACTTTGCAGACATCAGTCTTAACGGAAATGTTTACTTGTCAACTTCGACATACACCTGCATTAAAGGTTACAG ATTGCAGGGCCAAGGGAAGCTGAAATGTGAAGCGTCTGGAAAATGGACATCACCTACTCCTATCTGTGCAAGAGTGAACTGTGGAGATCCACCTGCCTTAAAGGATGCAGTTGTCAAAGGAGACAACTTCACTTTGGGCAGTCAAGTGCATTACATCTGCAAAGAAGG ATACACACTACTGGGTACTGAATCTCAGGAGTGCCTACCAAGTGGTGAATGGAGTCGTGAATTTTCCCAATGCGTGCCACGCTCATGCGGACCACCACCAACTGTTGACCATGCACATCCTGACACCGGACACAAACTTTTCGGTGACACAGCTATCTACTTTTGTGATGATGGCTATACCGCTGGCAACAACACCAAATTGTTTTGTAATGCAGATGGGATTTGGGCACCTCTCGAGGGACAGAGTATGCCGTACTGCATTGCCACCTTCTGCCAACGTCCACCTGATCTACTACATGCTATTCTAGACTCCATTTATAAACCCAAATATACTAGTAACACAGAAGTCAGCTACAAATGTGAGGAAGGCTTTATGCTTAATACCACAGCAACTTTGAAATGCTTAATGGGAGGAGAATGGTCACCTTCACCTATGGATATTGGCTGTGTGCCCATCAGATGCTCCAAGCCAGAAAATATTGAGCGGGGTTATGTCAGTGGAACCAACTACAATTTTGGAGCTGTTATTGCATATAGCTGTGATAAGGGCTACTATATCCGAGGGGAGAAAAGAAGAACATGTATGGCTAATGGAGAGTGGGGTGGAGCTTTACCAACTTGCCAACCTATTAGTTGCTCTATTCCTCCTCGTCTGATTAACGGCTACATTCAG GACTCCACAAGGAGAGCCAACTATGTATACAATAGTAAGGTGACATATACTTGCAATGGGGGTTATCGCCTCATTGGGAAGGCTGACCGTACATGCATGGCCAACAAGATGTGGTCCAACATTGATCCCCCCGTTTGTAAGCTTTTAAACTGCCCACAACCTCCTGATATCTTACATGGGCACTACCGTGGCTCCATATTTGAAGTGGGAAGTAAAGTGGAATATGTCTGTGATGAAGGTTATGAACTCAACGGAGAGGCAATATGGACCTGTTTAAAATATGGGAAATGGGACAAGACCAAAACTCCTCAGTGTTCTCCTGTTCAGTGTGTGGAGCCACCTTTAGAGGAGAACCATCTAGTATTAAGAAGCTTGGACTCAAACTCAGGAACTGTGGAACTCTCCTGTGAGGATGGGTATGTACTTCATGGAGCAAAAATTCTTCGATGTACCCCATCACGAGAATGGAACGATTCTTTTCCAGTCTGCAAACAGGTGTCTTGTGGTTCACCACCAGAGGTTTCTTTTGGTGATCCATCATCAACATCTACCTATTTTTCCAGTGTAATTACCTACTCCTGCATGGCAGGTTTTACCCTTAGAAAAGAAGCTTCTGTTAGCTGTCAAGCAGATGGACGCTGGAGCACCCCATATCCAGAGTGCATTCCTGTAGAGTGCCCACATCCTGAGGAAATATCAAATGGAATAGTGGATGTGCAAGGACTTATGTATCTAAGCACTGCTCTGTACAGCTGCAAGCATGGATATGACCTAGTGGGCAACTCAACAGTGATATGTGGTCAGCGTGGCCTCTGGATTGGTGGAGTACCTGCTTGTCGTCCCATTCAATGTGCTCCACCCAAAGAGATCCCCAATGGCTTTGCCAAGTTCTCACAACTTCTGTTTAGCAGGTCTGTTACTTACACCTGTCAGCGAGGATATAGATTAGAAGGTCCAGAGACTCTTACCTGCCTGGAAAGTGGTAAATGGGACAATGAGGTTCCATCCTGCCAACAAATCTACTGCTTTCCCCCCAAACCAATTGACAATGGCTTTGTTGAAGGCCAGGATCATAAGTTTGGTATGACCATTTTCTATAGCTGCTTCCCAGGCTTTTTGCTTGTGGGACAGAGCCACGTTACCTGTGAGGAAAATGGTTGGTCTAGTTTAGTCCCCACTTGCACTCCAGCAGACTGTGGTCTTCCTCCACACATTGATTTTggtgattattttaaaattcaagATCCTTCTGCTGAGTTGGCTGGTGACAAACCATCAGACACCCCTTCACCAGCAGACACCAGCTTCTTACATGGAACCATGGTAGAGTATCGCTGCCATGCAGGCTATGAAATGAATGGTAGAGTTGCTTTAGTGTGCCAAGAAGATGGTACATGGAATGGGACAGCTCCCAAGTGTGTACCTGCTAAGTGTGATACACCCCCTCATCCTGAACATGGatcagtaacagtaacagataCTGTACTGGGAAGATTAGTAGAGTACAGCTGTGATGAAGGATATGAGCTGGACGGCCCAACCGTACAACAGTGTATCTCTGGACATCAGTGGAGTAATGAAGCACCACAATGTGCTCCTGTCAACTGTGGTGACCCAGGGGGTATTGCTAATGGTGAAATGATAGGAAGTTATTTTCACTTCAAAGGAGTTATACAATATGAATGCCACACTGGATTTGTCCTACAAGGTTTAGGAACTAGGACTTGCCAAATGGATGGTAAATGGGATGGCAAAGCACCATGGTGTAAGGCTGTGTCTTGTGGACGTCCTGTGGTCTCAAGTGATGTATTAATTAAAGGAGATGGTTATACATTTGGCAAACGACTACTGTTTAGCTGCCACAATGGATTTATCCTGCATGGGACACACACTAGTGTTTGTCTTGCTAATGGTACTTGGAGTGAAAATGCCCCTAAGTGCCTCCCAGCTGACTGTGGTCGACCCCCGATCATTCAAAATGGCCGTGTCACAGGAACAAATTATGGTTATAATGGGAAAGTTAAATATGAGTGTAATGTAGGTTATATATTGGCAGGAAACCCCACACTCGTTTGTGGAGGTGATGGACTGTGGGATGACCCTCCACCACGATGTGACATAGTCACATGTGACCCACCTGAAGATATTAGTCATGGCTTTCTAAATGGCTCAAGTTTTAATTTTGAGGATGTTGTGGAATATGTTTGTTTCCCTGGTTATGAGACAATTGGCAGTCCAATTTTGCGCTGTGCAGCAGACGGAAATTGGGTTGGGACAGTGCCAGAATGCCGGCTCTGTATATGCAACCCACCAGTACTGAGGTTTGGAGTCGTGCTTGGCCGAGATCACACTTGTGGGGCCAGTGTGTGGTTCCGATGTGATGAGGGCTATATACTTCTTGGGCCTACTGAATCTGTGTGTGACAAGGGAGGATTGTGGAGTCCAGGAGTTCCCATTTGTAGCAGAGGCAGATGTGCAACACCTCCTCCTGCAATACCAAATGCTCTTGTGCAAGGTGGTACAGTTGTACCTGATGAAGTCACCTATGAATGCAGAAAAGGATACCGTCCACGTGGCAACCCAAATCTCTCCTGTGGAAGGTTGGGTAGATGGGAAGTTCCAAGTTTACACTGTGATCCTGTGTCTTGTGGAGAACCTCCACCTGTTCCAAATGCAGAGATTGTGGAATCCATTTTTACCTATGGCAAAAAGGCTCAGTACAG GTGTAAAGTGGGGTACATGCTGGTTACACAAACAGGTACAATCAACTGTCAGAGTGATGGCACTTGGTCCAAACATAGTGTGAGGTGTCAGCCCATACCATGCAGCCTTCCCACCAACCTAACCCATGTTGTGGTGACAGCTagccaacacacacctgtaggaGGCACTGCCACAATATCCTGTATGCCAGGATTTTATCTTGAGGGAGCAGCACTATCAGAATGTGAA CTCTTTGGTAAATGGTCTCCATCATTCTCCTCCAACTCATGTGTGCCTGTCATCTGTGAAAAGCCCCTCCCCATTCTCCATGGTAATATTAAAGGAGACGACTACAATTATGGGGACATGATTGTGTACACCTGTTTGCCAGGGTTTGAACTACAG GGTCATGATGTTCAGATCTGTCAGGGAGACAGAACATGGAGTGGCAGTCAGCCTGAATGTGTCG CGACTTCATGTGGTGCTCCACCCATTGTGGAGAATGCTGTTTCTTTGCCAACTGGTGAGTCATACCAGAGCAATGTGACATATATTTGTAACGCTGGGATGAACCTGGTTGGCCCACAGAACCTCACATGTCAGGCTGATGGAACATGGAGCTCACCTGCACCAACCTGTGAAG CCTCTAAAGGTTGTGAAAAGCCTGGAGGGTTCATAAACGGGAAGGTTCTGGAACAGAGCCTAGTCAACTGGAAGGCTCTTGAGTTTTTCTGCAATAAGGGCTACGCTCTACAGGGAGAGTCCCTTGTTGTCTGCATGGGAAATGGTTCTTGGAGTTCACCGTTTCCTATTTGTACAC CCCAGTCATGCCCTGCACCACCTGGATTGACAGGGAACAATGTTAACACCACATTATTCCTGGTGGGTCAGACAGTGCCAATCAACTGTCCTAAAGGTCAGCAGGTCAAAGGGCGTCATGGCCAAAGCACTGCCATTATAACGTGCAGGAGTGACCAGACCTGGACTCCAATCAGGGCAGTTTGTGAGA